Proteins from a genomic interval of Colletes latitarsis isolate SP2378_abdomen chromosome 12, iyColLati1, whole genome shotgun sequence:
- the LOC143348728 gene encoding uncharacterized protein LOC143348728 → MSNRANSVVRRSVPCYFCNDFLDERYLNDHLKHCGSVLEECAYKCGVYVPRRSMEDHRRTCNRNGSKRNSQINEVQDTLWRNKIFSALTLLRSAINEEERERKNLQVNVSRCFKLLHSQQEAIDILRFQTAEMTEEYRQGNAALSQRLSTLESSRDDMELRTRLSFQQISEQLKLLHGELTDEQGKKDEVLGDWCIELKDLKTYLAQENAHVSGMWQEQQQLIHDLKLELEMRCKSSNELTSQQKALVEKVDALGEELRKQTSVVDEHKCTIKGLKFQTKENLKYLEELIKESSKPTVAELVECRCEQEHEEQFSTNGRLLWRIDRYKEKMSDAKESDCALYSPRFFNKEYGYTLRLELFLNGIGQWKDRHIIGCLRVENGKWDPLLDWPCVLRASVALRNQENPANDVKKLVKAVGYDKTNQNVDRESGIYMFIPHTTLTRYTGYVKDDALFLDIQVRDIKTSASASSLVS, encoded by the coding sequence ATGAGCAACCGCGCGAATTCGGTGGTACGTCGAAGCGTACCCTGTTATTTCTGCAACGATTTTTTGGATGAGAGATACCTTAACGATCACCTGAAGCATTGCGGTTCGGTTTTGGAAGAATGCGCCTACAAGTGTGGCGTTTACGTGCCGCGGAGGAGCATGGAGGACCATCGAAGGACGTGCAATAGGAACGGTTCGAAAAGGAACAGTCAGATAAACGAGGTCCAAGACACTTTATGGAGGAATAAGATATTCTCAGCTTTAACGTTGCTTCGCTCCGCGATAAACGAGGAGGAAAGAGAACGCAAGAACCTTCAAGTTAACGTGTCTCGATGCTTCAAGTTGCTGCACTCCCAGCAGGAGGCCATCGACATTTTGCGATTCCAAACGGCGGAAATGACTGAGGAATATCGACAGGGAAACGCTGCCTTGAGTCAGCGATTGAGTACGTTGGAATCGAGTCGCGACGACATGGAGCTACGTACCAGGTTGAGCTTCCAACAGATCTCGGAGCAACTGAAGCTTCTGCACGGCGAGCTGACCGACGAACAGGGCAAGAAGGACGAGGTGCTCGGCGATTGGTGCATAGAACTGAAAGATTTAAAGACGTACCTGGCGCAGGAGAACGCTCACGTGAGCGGTATGTGGCAAGAACAGCAACAGCTGATTCACGACCTGAAGTTGGAGCTGGAGATGAGGTGTAAGAGCTCGAACGAGCTGACGTCGCAACAGAAGGCTCTCGTCGAGAAAGTGGACGCTCTGGGCGAAGAATTACGCAAGCAGACGTCGGTGGTGGACGAGCACAAATGCACCATCAAAGGACTGAAGTTTCAGACGAAGGAGAACTTGAAGTATCTGGAAGAACTGATCAAGGAGAGCTCAAAGCCTACTGTTGCGGAGTTGGTCGAGTGTCGATGCGAACAAGAACACGAGGAACAATTCTCGACCAACGGTAGGCTCTTGTGGAGGATCGATCGTTACAAAGAGAAAATGTCCGACGCAAAGGAAAGCGATTGCGCGCTGTACAGCCCAAGATTCTTCAACAAGGAGTACGGATACACGCTGAGGCTGGAGTTGTTCCTAAACGGTATAGGCCAATGGAAAGACCGTCACATAATCGGTTGCCTTCGCGTGGAGAACGGAAAGTGGGACCCTCTGTTGGACTGGCCCTGCGTCCTCCGAGCCTCCGTCGCTTTGAGAAACCAAGAAAACCCCGCGAACGACGTGAAGAAGCTCGTCAAGGCTGTTGGCTACGATAAAACGAACCAGAACGTCGACAGAGAGTCTGGAATTTACATGTTCATTCCTCATACGACTTTGACCCGGTACACTGGGTATGTTAAGGACGACGCGTTGTTCCTGGACATACAAGTGAGGGATATAAAAACGAGCGCTTCCGCGTCGTCTCTCGTGTCGTGA